The Streptomyces phaeolivaceus genome has a window encoding:
- a CDS encoding coenzyme F420-0:L-glutamate ligase, whose product MQNTEAPAQQSPRRAAWNRIGTIVIPDVLSADRFTAIKSEAAERLDKATPHVHDHTAAHRDGSFATPVHCAFIEPGPALETLAYDKELLSAVREHTGIPRLVPRGGAVVLYREGDFQGLHLDSIKSTVTVAFALTEDLPAMGWAPHLYNASGEVLGKVVADHGMFPEGGEFTTLRHPYGGETASTGVTVAVVIADSDGRADRRGATVISIGAAGITPLRVTEHAEAGQKTKRQEETLTDLVAAAAGLILGQRGRGAPVAVVRGIAYERGDEGVAAVLHHAP is encoded by the coding sequence ATGCAGAACACCGAAGCCCCGGCCCAGCAGAGTCCGCGGCGTGCGGCATGGAATCGGATCGGCACCATCGTCATCCCCGACGTCCTGTCGGCGGACAGGTTCACCGCGATCAAGTCGGAGGCCGCCGAGCGCCTGGACAAAGCGACGCCGCACGTGCACGACCACACGGCCGCGCACCGCGACGGGTCCTTCGCGACGCCGGTGCACTGCGCGTTCATCGAGCCCGGACCGGCCCTGGAGACTCTGGCGTACGACAAGGAGCTGCTGTCGGCGGTACGCGAGCACACCGGGATCCCGCGTCTGGTGCCCCGCGGCGGCGCGGTCGTCCTTTACCGGGAGGGGGACTTCCAGGGCCTGCACCTGGACTCCATCAAGTCGACGGTCACCGTGGCGTTCGCGCTCACCGAGGACCTGCCGGCGATGGGGTGGGCGCCGCACCTGTACAACGCGAGCGGCGAGGTGCTGGGCAAGGTGGTCGCCGATCACGGGATGTTCCCCGAGGGAGGCGAGTTCACCACGCTCCGGCACCCGTATGGCGGGGAGACCGCGTCCACCGGCGTCACCGTCGCCGTGGTGATCGCCGACTCCGACGGACGCGCCGACCGGCGGGGCGCCACCGTCATCAGCATCGGCGCCGCGGGCATCACGCCACTGCGCGTCACCGAGCACGCCGAGGCCGGCCAGAAAACCAAGCGGCAGGAGGAGACCCTGACCGACCTGGTGGCAGCGGCAGCCGGCCTGATCCTCGGACAGCGCGGACGCGGCGCCCCCGTCGCCGTGGTGCGGGGCATCGCCTACGAGCGCGGCGACGAAGGCGTTGCCGCCGTGCTCCACCACGCGCCGTGA
- a CDS encoding shikimate dehydrogenase — MTRLALLGAPVDGALSPVLHRAAYAAMRLPWTYHAIECQPQDLPRFLGTLDDSWRGFSLTMPLKQTAVPLLDEVSEAVERLGVANTIVVTPNGSLAGENTDLYGMVQALREAGVTTAAGVTVLGAGATARTALAAARELGCDQAVVIARDTNRASSLLKATAERLAITATVEPWTAASHHLATDLVISALPPHAADVLAPQWTRGTGTLMDVVYRPWPTRFAHAAQKAGRRIVGGLPMLLHQAARQVSLQTGRSPAPVTEMLLAGQYEIRTAGRV; from the coding sequence GTGACACGGCTGGCCCTGCTGGGTGCCCCGGTCGACGGCGCGCTGTCGCCCGTTCTGCACCGGGCGGCCTACGCAGCGATGAGGCTGCCCTGGACCTACCACGCGATCGAATGCCAGCCTCAGGACCTGCCACGCTTCCTGGGCACACTCGACGACAGCTGGCGCGGCTTCTCGCTGACCATGCCCCTCAAACAGACCGCCGTCCCGCTCCTGGACGAGGTGTCCGAAGCAGTCGAGCGGCTCGGTGTGGCGAACACCATCGTCGTGACGCCGAACGGCAGCCTCGCCGGAGAGAACACCGACCTGTACGGCATGGTGCAGGCACTGCGCGAGGCGGGCGTGACAACCGCCGCTGGCGTCACCGTCCTTGGCGCTGGTGCAACGGCCCGCACGGCTCTCGCCGCCGCGCGCGAACTGGGCTGCGACCAGGCAGTCGTGATCGCCCGCGACACCAACCGGGCCAGTTCCCTCCTCAAGGCAACGGCCGAACGACTCGCCATCACAGCCACCGTCGAGCCATGGACAGCCGCCAGTCACCACCTGGCCACCGACCTCGTCATCTCCGCCTTGCCACCTCACGCCGCGGACGTTCTCGCACCGCAGTGGACACGCGGCACGGGCACCCTCATGGACGTCGTCTACCGTCCATGGCCCACCCGTTTCGCGCACGCCGCCCAGAAAGCCGGGAGGCGCATAGTGGGCGGGCTGCCGATGCTCCTCCACCAAGCCGCCCGACAAGTTTCCCTCCAGACCGGGCGCTCCCCTGCTCCGGTCACCGAGATGCTGCTGGCCGGTCAGTACGAGATCCGCACGGCTGGGCGAGTCTGA